From the Cohaesibacter sp. ES.047 genome, one window contains:
- the pstB gene encoding phosphate ABC transporter ATP-binding protein PstB has translation MQDTNTTVQQDSNIRKNPIKMSGEKVTVHYGQKQALFDVDLLIEENKVTSLIGPSGCGKSTFLRCLNRMNDTIDICRVGGNIRLGDFDIYDPSVDVVELRARVGMVFQKPNPFPKSIFENVAYGPRIHGLCRNKTEMEEVVVSSLQKAGLFEEVKDRLDEPGTGLSGGQQQRLCIARAIAVSPEVILMDEPCSALDPIATAKVEELIDELRENYTIVIVTHSMQQAARVSQRTAFFHLGNLVEEGPTDQIFTNPVDQRTQDYITGRFG, from the coding sequence ATGCAGGACACTAACACCACAGTTCAGCAGGATAGCAATATTCGCAAGAATCCGATCAAGATGTCCGGTGAAAAAGTCACTGTTCACTATGGACAGAAACAGGCCCTGTTCGACGTCGATCTTTTGATCGAGGAAAACAAGGTAACCTCACTCATCGGTCCATCGGGTTGCGGCAAGTCCACCTTCCTGCGCTGCCTCAACCGCATGAACGACACCATCGATATCTGTCGCGTCGGCGGCAATATCAGACTGGGCGACTTCGATATCTACGATCCATCCGTCGATGTCGTCGAGCTGCGCGCCCGTGTCGGCATGGTTTTCCAGAAGCCCAACCCGTTCCCGAAAAGCATTTTCGAGAATGTGGCGTATGGGCCGCGCATCCACGGCCTGTGCCGGAATAAGACCGAGATGGAAGAAGTGGTGGTCTCGTCACTTCAGAAAGCCGGCCTTTTCGAAGAGGTGAAGGATCGCCTTGATGAACCGGGGACGGGTCTGTCCGGTGGCCAGCAGCAGCGTCTGTGCATTGCCCGCGCGATTGCGGTGAGCCCTGAAGTCATCCTGATGGATGAACCCTGCTCGGCTCTTGACCCGATCGCCACGGCGAAAGTGGAGGAATTGATCGACGAATTGCGTGAGAACTACACCATCGTCATCGTGACCCACTCGATGCAGCAGGCGGCTCGTGTTTCACAGCGCACCGCGTTCTTCCATCTGGGCAATCTGGTGGAGGAAGGTCCAACCGATCAGATCTTCACCAACCCGGTAGATCAGCGCACTCAGGACTACATCACAGGCCGCTTCGGCTAA
- the pstA gene encoding phosphate ABC transporter permease PstA, which translates to MTDITQNESNVVAKAHQRDLGLKKRYASETRFRTAGIIAISLGVLFLVVLFWSIISKGYTAFQQTEINLTVYLDEQIIDPKGNRSRSELTQMLRYNKVILPALYKAAGLDPNDKTQKAQLNAVKGLLSRGAAVELRDMVAADPDLIGQRLDMWFIADGDVDSFVKGQIPRDVPEARRQISDAQIAAIDDLMEKGVMAKKFNTGLFTYGASSRPETAGIGVAALGSIFMMLIVLVCALPIGVAASIYLEEFAPKNRWTDLIEVNINNLAAVPSIVFGLLGLAVFINFAGLPRSASVVGGLVLTLMTLPTIIIATRSALKAVPPSIREAALGVGASKTQAIFHHVLPLASPGILTGTIIGLAQALGETAPLLMIGMVAFVKDYPVTPFDPATALPVQIYMWANSAERAFVERTSAAIMILLGFLAIMNISAVLLRRRFERRW; encoded by the coding sequence ATGACTGATATCACTCAAAATGAAAGCAATGTGGTTGCAAAGGCGCACCAGCGCGATCTGGGTCTGAAGAAGCGTTATGCATCTGAAACCCGTTTTCGGACAGCCGGGATTATTGCAATCTCTCTGGGCGTGCTGTTTCTGGTGGTCCTGTTCTGGTCGATCATCTCGAAGGGTTACACCGCCTTTCAGCAGACCGAGATCAACCTAACGGTCTATCTCGATGAGCAGATCATCGACCCCAAGGGCAACCGGTCCCGATCCGAGTTGACCCAGATGCTGCGCTACAACAAGGTCATTTTGCCAGCTCTTTACAAAGCCGCCGGCCTTGACCCGAACGACAAGACCCAGAAAGCCCAATTGAATGCGGTCAAGGGTCTGTTGTCCCGCGGTGCCGCCGTCGAATTGCGCGATATGGTAGCTGCCGACCCGGACCTGATCGGTCAGCGCCTCGACATGTGGTTCATCGCTGATGGCGATGTCGACTCGTTCGTCAAGGGACAGATTCCGCGCGACGTTCCCGAAGCCCGCCGCCAGATCAGCGATGCCCAGATTGCGGCCATTGATGACCTGATGGAAAAGGGTGTGATGGCCAAGAAATTCAACACCGGCCTGTTCACTTACGGCGCTTCGTCCCGGCCAGAGACGGCAGGGATTGGCGTTGCTGCCCTCGGCTCGATCTTCATGATGCTGATCGTGCTGGTCTGTGCGCTTCCGATTGGTGTGGCGGCTTCGATCTATCTTGAGGAATTCGCTCCCAAGAACCGCTGGACCGACCTGATTGAGGTGAACATCAACAACCTTGCTGCCGTGCCGTCCATCGTGTTTGGTCTTCTTGGCCTTGCGGTCTTCATCAACTTTGCCGGACTGCCGCGCTCTGCGTCGGTGGTCGGTGGTCTGGTGCTGACCCTTATGACCCTGCCAACCATCATCATCGCGACACGTTCGGCACTCAAGGCGGTTCCGCCGTCGATTCGGGAAGCGGCTCTTGGTGTTGGTGCCTCCAAAACCCAGGCGATCTTCCATCACGTGCTGCCGCTGGCCTCCCCCGGCATCCTGACCGGGACCATCATCGGTCTGGCGCAGGCGCTTGGTGAAACGGCTCCGCTGCTGATGATCGGTATGGTCGCTTTCGTGAAGGATTATCCGGTCACGCCGTTTGATCCGGCGACGGCCCTGCCCGTCCAGATCTACATGTGGGCGAACTCTGCGGAGCGTGCCTTTGTGGAGCGGACTTCGGCGGCTATCATGATCCTTCTGGGTTTCTTGGCCATCATGAATATTTCTGCGGTGCTTCTGCGTCGCCGCTTCGAGCGTCGCTGGTAA
- the pstC gene encoding phosphate ABC transporter permease subunit PstC — protein MSPLWLLAAIFIVALVGAMLGRNRAVSCVNGNIAALHSRPGYYGSYVFIWTAIPATMFMIAVLIAQPFLDNSVIDSELRAGYSEACDLATARIQGDSKAEKPDICAEFDEYLELDTRRNLMQGVVINVADGVKLLSEEETVQLRTGLVAVRPTLAKHGVALAENVDKSVVDAAYSLNETRSFIDLLLIIGIAVLLALGLVLSFMRINPKLRARNRVEANIKIALIMASSIAIMTTVGIVLSMLFEAIHFFRVVPPTEFFFGTTWDPRFTAAGVEGGAGGTFGLLPLLWGTLYISIVALMVAVPIGLFAAIYMAEYATSTVRSIAKPLLEILAGIPTIVYGFFAMVTVGPFLRDSGALIGLDISARSVLTAGLVMGIMLIPFISSLSDDIITAVPQSMRDGSLGLGATRSETIKRVILPAALPGIVGSVLLAASRAIGETMIVVLGAGAAANLSANPFEAMTTVTVKIVNQLTGDLEFNSPQTLVAFALGITLFVITLGLNIFALHIVRKYREQYD, from the coding sequence ATGAGCCCGCTATGGCTTCTGGCAGCTATTTTCATCGTCGCGCTGGTCGGTGCGATGCTTGGACGCAATCGCGCGGTTTCCTGTGTGAACGGAAACATTGCTGCACTTCATTCTCGACCCGGATATTACGGTTCTTACGTTTTTATCTGGACGGCCATTCCAGCCACCATGTTCATGATTGCTGTGCTCATCGCGCAGCCTTTTCTTGATAATTCTGTTATTGATAGTGAATTGCGTGCTGGCTACAGCGAGGCTTGCGATCTTGCAACCGCTCGCATTCAGGGCGATAGCAAGGCTGAAAAGCCAGATATCTGCGCTGAATTTGATGAATATTTAGAATTGGATACGCGACGCAATCTGATGCAGGGCGTTGTGATCAACGTTGCCGATGGCGTTAAGCTCCTCAGTGAAGAGGAAACCGTGCAACTGCGCACGGGCCTTGTCGCTGTCCGGCCGACACTGGCCAAGCACGGCGTTGCCCTCGCAGAGAATGTCGACAAGTCAGTGGTTGATGCTGCCTATAGCCTCAACGAGACGCGGTCGTTCATTGATCTCTTGCTGATCATCGGTATTGCCGTGCTTCTCGCTCTGGGCCTTGTGCTGAGCTTCATGCGCATCAATCCAAAGCTTCGGGCTCGAAACCGGGTTGAGGCAAACATCAAGATCGCGCTGATCATGGCATCGTCGATTGCCATCATGACCACGGTCGGCATAGTTCTGTCGATGCTCTTTGAAGCCATTCACTTCTTTCGTGTGGTTCCGCCAACCGAGTTTTTCTTCGGCACAACATGGGACCCGCGTTTCACCGCAGCGGGTGTCGAGGGCGGCGCTGGTGGCACCTTCGGCCTTCTGCCGCTGCTCTGGGGCACTTTGTATATCTCGATCGTTGCCCTGATGGTTGCCGTGCCAATCGGTTTGTTCGCCGCGATCTACATGGCTGAATATGCGACCAGCACGGTGCGGTCCATAGCCAAGCCCCTGCTCGAAATCCTCGCGGGGATCCCGACCATCGTCTATGGTTTTTTTGCCATGGTCACGGTCGGTCCCTTCCTGAGGGATAGCGGCGCGTTGATCGGCCTTGACATCTCGGCCCGTTCCGTTCTGACCGCAGGTCTCGTGATGGGCATCATGCTGATCCCGTTCATCTCGTCTCTGTCTGATGATATCATCACCGCCGTTCCCCAATCCATGCGGGACGGGTCTCTCGGGCTTGGGGCAACCCGGTCGGAAACCATCAAGCGTGTGATCCTGCCCGCCGCCCTGCCCGGTATCGTGGGCTCGGTGCTTTTGGCCGCCTCCCGCGCGATTGGTGAAACGATGATCGTGGTGTTGGGGGCTGGCGCTGCTGCCAATCTCTCAGCCAACCCGTTCGAGGCGATGACCACCGTGACGGTGAAAATCGTCAACCAACTGACTGGTGACCTTGAGTTCAATTCGCCGCAGACGCTTGTGGCCTTTGCTCTTGGCATCACCTTGTTCGTGATCACGCTGGGTCTTAACATCTTCGCTCTGCACATCGTGCGGAAATATCGGGAGCAGTACGACTGA
- a CDS encoding substrate-binding domain-containing protein, with protein MKFASFASAAALAATTILAGTAAQARDQVQVAGSSTVLPYATIVAEAFGENYPDFKTPIVESGGSSAGLKQFCQGTGPETIDVANASRGIKDKEIKACADNGVTEIMEVKIGYDGIVFASDINGPDFKFEPIHWFNALAPKIVKDGKLVDNTNTKWSDVDASFPDWEISAYIPGEKHGTREVFEEKVLAAGCEASGAAALYEDEDECLKVRKDGKAVDIDGDYTETLARIDSNKTGIGVFGLAFYENNTDKLKVATMSGIAPNAAVIADGTYPVSRPLYFYVKKAHLGVIPGLKEYVDFFMSDDMTGEGSPTAEYGLVPAPAAERDAIHAAIEEGKTL; from the coding sequence GTGAAATTCGCATCTTTTGCTAGCGCAGCTGCTCTTGCTGCCACCACCATTCTCGCTGGTACCGCCGCACAGGCACGTGACCAGGTTCAGGTTGCTGGTTCTTCCACCGTCCTTCCCTATGCAACCATCGTTGCTGAAGCGTTCGGCGAAAACTACCCTGACTTCAAAACCCCGATCGTTGAATCCGGCGGGTCTTCCGCTGGCCTGAAACAGTTCTGCCAGGGCACCGGTCCGGAAACCATCGACGTTGCCAACGCATCGCGCGGTATCAAGGACAAAGAAATCAAGGCTTGTGCCGACAACGGCGTAACCGAAATCATGGAAGTCAAAATCGGTTATGACGGTATCGTCTTCGCTTCCGACATCAACGGCCCGGATTTCAAATTCGAACCAATTCACTGGTTCAACGCTCTGGCACCGAAAATCGTAAAAGACGGCAAACTGGTCGACAACACCAACACCAAATGGTCTGATGTTGACGCTTCCTTCCCGGATTGGGAAATCTCTGCTTACATTCCGGGCGAAAAACACGGCACCCGTGAAGTGTTCGAAGAGAAAGTGCTCGCTGCTGGCTGTGAAGCCTCTGGCGCTGCTGCTCTCTACGAAGATGAAGACGAATGCCTGAAAGTTCGCAAGGACGGTAAAGCTGTCGACATCGACGGCGACTACACCGAAACCCTTGCACGCATCGACTCCAACAAAACCGGCATCGGCGTCTTCGGTCTTGCTTTCTACGAAAACAACACCGACAAGCTGAAAGTTGCCACCATGTCCGGCATCGCTCCGAACGCGGCTGTTATCGCTGATGGCACCTATCCGGTTTCCCGCCCGCTTTACTTCTATGTCAAGAAAGCGCATCTGGGCGTTATCCCGGGCCTCAAAGAGTATGTTGACTTCTTCATGTCCGACGACATGACCGGCGAAGGCTCCCCGACCGCTGAATATGGTCTGGTTCCTGCTCCGGCTGCTGAGCGTGATGCTATCCACGCTGCAATCGAAGAAGGCAAAACCCTCTAA
- a CDS encoding ATP-binding protein, producing MANDKHTPRSGKSYDAEPFMDTGPLLRLYAARWVLLVAVIGLAWITYSTGSEPWRAAVVFAVILFATAFLPRRRKVTRLKARAQARRLTMVPDVHMRKLAAALPDPCFILDRRGIVRFANAPGGTIFGNVKEGDPLSFRIRQPNMLAALDNVLDGGPIEKVEYSLKSHSERVYEAWVTPIHLSAEPMGGARPDFILLLLHDQTEQKNIERMRADFVANASHELRTPLASVIGFIETLQGPAKGDIAATEKFLGIMLDQAERMSRLVSDLLSLSRIEMKAHVLPDTQVDLSKIISHVADALAPLARDQNVTVNMCACDDSRWIAGDRDELVQVFENLVENALKYGQDGEKIDIDCKKIVDPADGQLHYAVSIRDYGQGIPTEHLPRLTERFYRIDVASSRERKGTGLGLAIVKHILTRHRGRLLVNSVSGLGSTFEVRLPVADSDDL from the coding sequence ATGGCAAACGACAAACATACCCCGCGCTCTGGCAAATCCTACGATGCTGAGCCCTTCATGGACACTGGACCGCTGTTGCGGCTTTATGCCGCCCGCTGGGTGCTTCTGGTGGCCGTAATCGGCCTTGCCTGGATCACCTATTCGACGGGCAGCGAGCCATGGCGTGCGGCGGTCGTTTTTGCGGTGATCCTGTTTGCGACGGCCTTTTTGCCACGACGGCGCAAGGTGACGCGGCTGAAAGCACGGGCCCAAGCCCGCCGCCTGACAATGGTGCCGGATGTCCATATGCGCAAATTGGCCGCAGCGCTGCCCGATCCCTGCTTCATTCTGGACCGGCGCGGGATCGTCCGCTTCGCCAATGCGCCGGGCGGCACTATCTTCGGCAATGTGAAAGAGGGCGACCCGCTGTCCTTCCGGATCCGGCAGCCGAACATGCTCGCTGCGCTTGACAATGTGCTTGATGGTGGCCCGATCGAGAAGGTCGAATATTCGCTCAAGAGCCACAGCGAACGCGTTTATGAGGCATGGGTGACCCCGATTCACCTGTCAGCCGAGCCGATGGGCGGGGCACGCCCTGACTTCATCCTGTTGTTGCTGCATGATCAGACAGAGCAGAAGAATATCGAACGGATGCGGGCTGATTTCGTGGCCAACGCCAGCCATGAGCTTCGCACCCCGCTTGCCTCGGTCATTGGCTTCATCGAAACGCTACAGGGGCCGGCCAAGGGTGACATCGCGGCAACCGAGAAATTCCTCGGCATCATGCTCGATCAGGCCGAGCGCATGTCGCGCCTCGTCTCGGATCTACTCTCGCTGTCGCGGATCGAGATGAAAGCCCACGTGCTGCCGGACACGCAGGTGGATCTATCGAAGATCATCAGCCATGTCGCCGACGCGCTTGCCCCGCTTGCACGGGATCAGAATGTCACCGTCAACATGTGTGCTTGCGACGACAGCCGCTGGATCGCAGGCGACAGGGACGAGTTGGTGCAGGTATTCGAGAATCTCGTCGAAAACGCCTTGAAGTACGGACAGGATGGGGAAAAAATCGACATCGATTGCAAGAAGATCGTCGATCCGGCAGATGGGCAACTGCATTATGCCGTCAGCATCCGGGATTACGGACAGGGCATTCCAACCGAACATCTGCCGCGCCTCACCGAACGCTTCTACCGCATCGATGTGGCCTCGTCACGTGAGCGAAAGGGCACAGGGCTGGGGCTCGCGATTGTCAAACATATCCTCACGCGCCACCGCGGTCGCCTGCTCGTCAACAGTGTCTCAGGTCTGGGTTCAACCTTTGAGGTGCGTCTGCCGGTTGCCGATTCTGACGATTTGTGA
- a CDS encoding TrkH family potassium uptake protein — protein MGNRQKAKTFMLLDIRPVLMVIGTLLSVLGIAMFIPALLDLALGDKQWRVFAASGGVTVFVGGGLWMATRKGRVEFTRRQAFVMTVLSWTSLAAFGALPLLWSGAAPTYTDAFFESMSGITTTGSTVLSGLDQMQAGVLLWRGIMQWLGGLGVIVMAIAVLPMLQVGGMQLFQAEAFSTAEKILPRATQISAGLTGLYIVFTAVCALLYHLAGMTALDAIIHGMTTVATGGLSSHDNSIGHYDSARIEIIAIVFMIIGSLPFILYIQALRGQILRLTRDSEIRAFLAILAFFTIIASFYAIESGTFEGLDAVRHAAFNVVSVVSGTGYSSTDYQAWGPFSLAFFFFIMFIGGCQGSTACGLKVFRLQVTFQVLKQHINRIVFPNGVFVKKYAGMPLGDDVSAAVMSFFFLYVVSFLVLGILLQMTGLDLVTALSGAGTAIANVGPGVGHIIGPAGNFQPLSDVAKWLLSFGMLLGRLELLTMLVLFLPRFWME, from the coding sequence TTGGGCAACAGACAGAAGGCCAAGACGTTCATGTTGCTCGACATTCGACCTGTGCTGATGGTGATAGGGACGTTGCTTTCCGTTCTGGGTATAGCGATGTTCATCCCCGCACTGCTCGATCTCGCTCTTGGTGACAAGCAATGGCGTGTGTTCGCAGCATCCGGTGGTGTCACGGTCTTCGTGGGTGGCGGCCTTTGGATGGCAACCCGCAAGGGGCGCGTCGAGTTCACACGGCGTCAGGCCTTCGTGATGACCGTGTTGTCCTGGACCTCGCTTGCCGCGTTTGGTGCCCTGCCCCTGTTGTGGTCCGGCGCTGCCCCCACCTATACCGATGCCTTCTTTGAAAGCATGTCCGGCATCACGACAACAGGCTCGACGGTCCTGTCCGGGCTTGATCAGATGCAGGCAGGCGTTCTGTTGTGGCGCGGCATCATGCAGTGGCTGGGCGGTCTTGGTGTGATCGTCATGGCGATTGCGGTGTTGCCGATGCTGCAAGTTGGCGGCATGCAGCTGTTTCAGGCAGAGGCCTTCAGCACGGCAGAAAAGATCCTGCCTCGCGCGACACAGATATCGGCTGGCCTCACCGGGCTCTATATAGTCTTCACCGCCGTCTGTGCCCTGCTCTATCATCTGGCTGGCATGACCGCACTGGACGCGATCATTCACGGCATGACGACCGTTGCGACCGGAGGGCTGTCTTCGCATGACAATTCGATCGGTCACTATGACAGCGCTCGCATCGAGATCATCGCCATTGTCTTCATGATCATCGGCTCCCTGCCCTTCATTCTCTATATCCAGGCGCTGCGCGGCCAGATCCTCCGGCTGACACGGGATTCCGAAATCCGGGCTTTTCTGGCAATCCTCGCCTTCTTCACCATCATTGCGTCCTTTTATGCCATCGAGAGTGGTACTTTCGAGGGCCTTGATGCGGTGCGCCATGCAGCCTTCAATGTGGTCTCGGTGGTGAGTGGGACAGGCTATTCCTCCACCGACTATCAGGCATGGGGCCCGTTTTCCCTCGCCTTCTTCTTCTTCATCATGTTCATCGGCGGCTGTCAGGGCTCGACCGCCTGCGGCCTCAAGGTTTTCCGGCTGCAGGTGACGTTCCAGGTACTCAAGCAGCATATCAACCGGATCGTCTTTCCCAACGGGGTGTTCGTGAAGAAATATGCGGGCATGCCTTTAGGTGATGATGTCTCAGCAGCCGTGATGAGCTTTTTCTTCCTTTACGTGGTCAGTTTCCTGGTGCTCGGCATCCTGTTGCAGATGACCGGCCTTGATCTGGTCACCGCGCTGTCCGGCGCCGGAACAGCGATTGCCAATGTGGGACCGGGTGTCGGTCATATCATTGGACCGGCGGGCAATTTTCAGCCTCTCAGCGATGTTGCAAAATGGTTGCTTTCTTTTGGCATGTTGCTGGGACGGCTCGAACTCCTGACCATGCTGGTCCTGTTCTTGCCGCGCTTCTGGATGGAGTAA
- the apaG gene encoding Co2+/Mg2+ efflux protein ApaG, which yields MDGLKYKAITGSVQVIVETEYEPDRSCEEEGEHFWAYHIEIHNLGQSDIQLRARYWRIVDGMGRVHEVRGRGVVGEEPLIEAGDWYSYSSGCPLSSDSGIMSGHFEMEADDGSLFEVVIPSFSLDLPDQIVTLN from the coding sequence ATGGACGGATTGAAATACAAAGCAATCACCGGTTCGGTGCAGGTCATCGTCGAAACGGAATATGAACCTGACCGCTCCTGTGAGGAAGAGGGCGAGCACTTCTGGGCCTACCATATCGAGATTCACAATCTGGGCCAGAGCGATATCCAGCTCAGGGCCCGCTATTGGCGAATCGTCGATGGCATGGGGCGCGTGCACGAGGTGCGCGGGCGGGGTGTCGTGGGCGAAGAACCGCTGATTGAAGCGGGCGACTGGTACTCCTATAGTTCAGGATGTCCGCTCAGCAGCGATTCTGGCATCATGTCAGGGCATTTCGAGATGGAAGCTGATGATGGCAGCCTGTTTGAGGTGGTGATCCCATCTTTCTCTCTAGACCTGCCTGACCAGATTGTTACTCTGAACTGA
- a CDS encoding CDP-alcohol phosphatidyltransferase family protein, whose product MLDARLRRFVDPPVNALGQSLARLGVTANQITLAGLLLGVAAATAIALEAYWTGLAILLVSRLMDGLDGAVARVKGKTDLGGYLDIVFDFIFYGLIPLGFAVARPENALPAAVLLTAFYANGASFLAYAIMAEKHKLSTVSHGSKSLYFTGGLAEAGETYAVFAAFCLFPDAFAWIAYGFAAVTAITTGSRILLAVQVFGQKNTAKGGERDGAD is encoded by the coding sequence TTGCTTGATGCCCGTTTGCGACGTTTCGTCGATCCACCCGTCAACGCCCTTGGCCAAAGCCTTGCCCGTCTTGGCGTAACGGCCAACCAGATCACCCTTGCAGGTCTTCTGCTTGGTGTGGCGGCGGCGACCGCCATTGCCCTTGAGGCCTACTGGACCGGTCTCGCCATTCTCCTCGTCAGCCGGTTGATGGACGGCCTCGATGGCGCGGTTGCACGGGTAAAGGGCAAGACGGATCTTGGCGGCTATCTCGACATTGTCTTCGACTTTATCTTCTATGGTCTCATCCCGCTTGGCTTTGCGGTTGCCCGACCAGAGAATGCGCTTCCGGCAGCCGTGCTGCTTACGGCATTTTACGCCAATGGAGCAAGCTTTCTGGCCTACGCCATCATGGCCGAGAAGCACAAGTTGAGCACGGTAAGCCACGGCTCCAAATCACTTTATTTTACCGGTGGTCTCGCCGAAGCTGGCGAGACCTATGCGGTTTTTGCGGCCTTCTGCCTCTTCCCAGATGCTTTTGCATGGATCGCTTATGGCTTTGCTGCCGTCACCGCCATCACGACCGGGTCGCGGATTCTTCTGGCGGTGCAGGTGTTCGGGCAAAAGAACACAGCAAAGGGCGGCGAGCGCGATGGGGCGGATTAA
- a CDS encoding VOC family protein, with protein MEPRLSLVTLGVTDLDRSVAFYRDGLGWPTSHKPGDGVAFFKTKGTVFSLYPIEGLADELPDTDFKPVAGPCGITLAHNVREKQEVDAALKLAEAAGAVIRKPAADTFWGGYSGYFADPDGYLWEIAWGAFPIDDDGHLVLP; from the coding sequence ATGGAACCACGGCTTTCTCTCGTCACTCTGGGGGTCACCGATCTTGACCGCTCGGTAGCTTTTTATCGCGATGGCCTTGGCTGGCCGACCAGTCACAAACCGGGCGACGGGGTTGCCTTTTTCAAGACCAAGGGCACCGTCTTTTCCCTTTATCCCATCGAAGGTTTGGCCGATGAACTCCCCGACACGGATTTCAAGCCGGTGGCTGGACCGTGCGGCATCACCCTTGCCCATAACGTGCGCGAAAAACAAGAAGTGGACGCGGCACTGAAGCTTGCCGAAGCTGCAGGGGCCGTGATCCGAAAGCCTGCCGCAGACACCTTCTGGGGTGGCTATTCGGGTTATTTCGCCGACCCGGATGGCTATCTATGGGAAATCGCATGGGGCGCTTTCCCCATCGACGATGACGGGCATCTGGTGCTGCCTTAA
- a CDS encoding O-succinylhomoserine sulfhydrylase, giving the protein MSDTKKPEASLRPATKMVHGGTMRSQWGETSEAMFMTQGYVYDSAESQEARFNGEEPGYIYSRYANPTISMFEERMALLEGAEAARGTASGMAAVSSAMLACVKAGDHVVAASALFGSCLFIVSELLPRFGVECTLVDGTDLSAWKAAMRPNTTACFLESPTNPVLSVIDIAGVAEIAHEAGAKLVVDNVFATALWQSPLALGADVVVYSATKHIDGQGRCLGGVVLSSEEFLEADFKDVHRHTGPSLSPFNAWVMLKSLETFPLRVKAQTENARILADRLAEHKAIERVFYPGRADHPQADVVARQMTGGSTMVALNVAGGKAKAFALENALKVVKISNNLGDTKSLITHPATTTHQRLDDDQLAAAGIGQGTLRLSLGLEDIEDLWEDFEQALSSL; this is encoded by the coding sequence ATGTCAGACACAAAAAAGCCCGAGGCCTCCCTTCGTCCCGCCACCAAGATGGTTCATGGCGGAACCATGCGCTCCCAATGGGGAGAAACCTCCGAGGCGATGTTCATGACACAGGGCTATGTCTATGACAGCGCCGAAAGTCAGGAAGCCCGCTTCAATGGCGAAGAGCCAGGCTATATCTATTCCCGTTATGCCAACCCGACGATCTCCATGTTCGAAGAGCGCATGGCGCTTCTGGAAGGCGCGGAAGCCGCGCGCGGAACGGCATCCGGTATGGCGGCTGTTTCCTCTGCGATGCTGGCTTGCGTCAAGGCGGGCGATCATGTGGTGGCAGCAAGTGCCCTTTTCGGCTCCTGCCTTTTCATTGTCTCGGAACTGCTGCCGCGCTTTGGCGTCGAATGCACCCTCGTGGATGGCACTGATCTCAGCGCGTGGAAGGCCGCGATGCGCCCCAACACCACCGCCTGCTTCCTTGAAAGCCCGACCAACCCGGTGCTCTCGGTGATCGATATCGCCGGGGTTGCCGAGATTGCGCACGAGGCCGGTGCCAAGCTCGTCGTGGATAATGTCTTCGCCACGGCCCTGTGGCAGAGCCCGCTGGCATTGGGGGCCGATGTGGTTGTCTATTCGGCCACCAAGCATATTGATGGTCAGGGACGCTGTCTTGGCGGTGTGGTGCTGTCGAGCGAAGAGTTTCTGGAAGCCGACTTCAAGGACGTTCACCGTCACACCGGCCCGTCCCTCTCCCCCTTCAACGCTTGGGTCATGCTCAAGAGCCTTGAGACTTTCCCCTTGCGGGTCAAGGCCCAGACGGAAAACGCGCGGATCCTTGCCGACCGCCTTGCCGAACACAAAGCCATCGAGCGGGTGTTCTATCCCGGACGGGCTGATCATCCGCAGGCCGACGTCGTGGCGCGGCAGATGACGGGCGGCTCCACCATGGTGGCGCTCAATGTCGCGGGGGGCAAAGCAAAAGCCTTTGCCCTTGAGAATGCCCTGAAGGTGGTCAAGATCTCCAACAATCTGGGCGATACCAAGAGCCTGATCACCCATCCGGCCACCACCACCCATCAGCGCCTTGATGACGATCAGCTGGCCGCAGCCGGTATCGGCCAAGGCACCTTGCGCCTGTCGCTCGGGCTTGAGGACATCGAGGACCTGTGGGAGGATTTCGAGCAGGCTTTGAGCAGCCTCTAG